In the Topomyia yanbarensis strain Yona2022 chromosome 3, ASM3024719v1, whole genome shotgun sequence genome, one interval contains:
- the LOC131692571 gene encoding protein windpipe: MTPSGMLPSAKPLSRQLLSLTVIALLLLLPTSSSTSPFNCPHGCECDESTVKCTSISGLRNIDKSLPIKRLVLSGLELTKIPAQLENIRNITELDLSNNHLSEVNHLGKRIRKLDLSQNKITSGKLAKVPSFVESLNLTHNEITYLPLHLMKLKKLRYIELANNPINCTCETLHIRNWLTTRHVWSDQHIKCSAPQEFKGRPWLQVKQADVCHEAVGRMGGYNWDDYEDENDLMLGDQANLGEDDEKEEEEDEFNKEYFPVGEKLKAKDPPIEIENDEDLDGGSGDGAPVDIGVEENIEARKVVDVGASEGSGEEKNETIPVVRVAQIQNAVEGSEDADDGSGSGGGILIYGSRGIGEEAHTSEGPGTDDGFEDVDEEVSEEKPITPPDGLGIFGKGLDDDTTSSSSSTTTETTAAVVPMGGRMEMPKDPSTGTESTVADEELRVSEQPTRADADSQGTYILLTILGILLVSLILLVMCKRKPDARNRRNKSDVEAANGRELQDMDKTLLGKPVEKNGHNPPERTPLMNDKSDAEKIFNDKSNNYVPTKPERTSLDKSAMESFKPVPADRNKSKESLYENMPQNNNNNNTVPLQNGNGTLSPVSNGDPAGVHQPKHNVPSQNDEVFLPPNGNPNYLHPEPPSNIVESPKSKRYSPIYAPTSPKSDRYSPVYSPETGRVKIKLTETPKPKTPILVTRSRSRAGDYITTPDQKI, translated from the coding sequence ATGACGCCGTCCGGGATGCTACCGTCGGCGAAACCCTTGTCCCGGCAACTTCTGTCGCTGACGGTAATAGCACTACTCCTGTTGCTACCAACCAGCTCTTCCACCTCTCCCTTCAATTGTCCACATGGTTGCGAGTGCGATGAGTCCACTGTCAAGTGTACCAGCATTTCCGGTTTACGAAATATCGACAAAAGCTTGCCCATCAAGCGATTGGTGCTGTCCGGACTGGAGTTGACTAAAATTCCCGCCCAGCTGGAGAACATTCGAAACATCACCGAACTGGATCTATCCAACAACCATCTCTCGGAGGTGAATCACTTGGGCAAACGGATACGGAAGCTAGATTTGAGTCAGAACAAGATTACGTCTGGGAAGCTGGCAAAGGTTCCGTCGTTTGTGGAGTCGCTCAATTTGACACACAACGAAATCACCTACCTGCCACTGCATTTGATGAAACTGAAGAAGCTCCGTTACATTGAGCTGGCAAATAATCCGATCAATTGTACGTGTGAGACGTTACACATCCGGAACTGGTTGACGACCAGGCACGTATGGTCCGACCAACACATCAAGTGCAGTGCCCCGCAAGAGTTCAAGGGTAGACCGTGGCTGCAGGTTAAACAGGCGGATGTTTGTCACGAAGCAGTCGGAAGGATGGGTGGGTACAACTGGGATGATTACGAGGACGAGAATGATCTGATGCTGGGCGATCAGGCAAATTTGGGTGaagacgacgagaaagaagagGAGGAGGATGAGTTTAATAAGGAGTATTTCCCTGTCGGGGAAAAGCTGAAGGCGAAGGATCCTCCGATTGAGATCGAGAATGATGAAGATCTGGATGGGGGTTCAGGAGATGGAGCTCCTGTGGATATTGGTGTAGAAGAGAACATTGAAGCCAGGAAGGTGGTTGATGTTGGAGCATCGGAAGGATCCGGGGaagaaaagaatgaaacgatACCGGTTGTTCGAGTAGCTCAAATCCAGAATGCTGTTGAAGGGAGTGAGGATGCGGATGATGGAAGTGGCAGCGGAGGAGGTATTCTAATTTACGGATCACGTGGAATTGGCGAGGAAGCGCATACCTCTGAAGGCCCTGGTACTGATGACGGCTTTGAGGATGTTGATGAGGAAGTTAGTGAAGAGAAACCAATAACCCCACCGGACGGTTTGGGTATCTTTGGTAAAGGACTCGACGATGATACgacgtcatcgtcgtcgtcgacgACAACAGAGACCACTGCAGCGGTTGTTCCCATGGGAGGACGAATGGAGATGCCTAAAGATCCTTCTACCGGTACCGAAAGTACTGTTGCTGATGAAGAACTACGAGTTTCCGAACAACCAACCCGGGCTGATGCTGATAGCCAAGGAACGTATATTTTGTTGACAATCTTGGGAATTCTTCTTGTTTCTCTAATTTTACTGGTTATGTGCAAGCGTAAGCCTGATGCTAGAAACCGTCGTAATAAGAGTGATGTAGAAGCTGCCAATGGACGCGAGCTGCAAGACATGGATAAGACTTTACTGGGAAAACCGGTGGAAAAGAACGGCCACAATCCACCAGAACGAACCCCTTTGATGAATGACAAATCAGATGCTGAGAAGATTTTCAATGATAAGTCTAATAACTACGTACCGACCAAACCAGAACGAACTTCGCTAGATAAGTCAGCAATGGAATCCTTCAAACCAGTGCCTGCTGACCGAAACAAGAGCAAAGAAagtctctatgaaaatatgcctcaaaataacaacaataataatacgGTCCCGCTCCAGAACGGTAACGGCACCCTGTCTCCTGTGAGCAACGGTGATCCTGCTGGAGTTCACCAACCCAAACACAATGTGCCATCACAGAACGATGAAGTGTTCCTACCGCCGAACGGCAACCCCAACTATCTCCATCCCGAACCACCCTCAAACATTGTGGAGTCGCCCAAATCCAAACGCTACAGTCCGATCTATGCACCCACATCGCCCAAATCAGACCGCTACAGTCCGGTCTACTCGCCGGAAACTGGACGCGTCAAGATCAAACTAACCGAGACACCCAAACCGAAAACTCCCATCTTAGTCACGCGAAGTCGATCGAGAGCCGGAGACTATATCACGACACCGGATCAGAAAATCTGA